The Juglans regia cultivar Chandler chromosome 6, Walnut 2.0, whole genome shotgun sequence genome contains the following window.
tCCACCGCTAAGCTTTCTTCATCTGAGTAAACATGGTGTAGACTCCTTTCCTTGGCCACTTCCATATTTTTGGTCAAAAAAAGCAACTACAATTCTACTGCTTATACTTTCTTAGTCAAATAAAGCCACTACGTTCCTTCCCATTTTTTGTTTCAACTACGATCAGCTGCTTCCACTTTCTCATCCTGTTCTTAccttttctagaaacttgagCCAATGTAATatggttaattatattatatcaagCACTGATTCTCGTCACTACCAATCGAAATATGGAACTTAGTCATGACTCATACACTCGAATCTATACTCTAACAATACTGTTAATTAATGACTTGTTCATAAGTTTCCACCTGATCCTCCACCATTTCTGTTTTTCTGATTCATACATTGACTGGAGATGCTGACTATTTCAAAACAACTAGTCTTGTTGTCTGACTTTCCCTAGAGCTTGGAAATGTATTTAACGATTTTCTTGTCTGTCTGCCTAACAAACCTTGGCAACAGTACTGCAAGTATGAGTTCCAGAGAAGGACATGATCAATTTTAGGCGTCAGTCAACAGGCTTTGGAAATGGATTCTGGGGAGAAGCGTCTCAATGAGCTTGGATACAAGCAAGAGTTGAGAAGAGAGATGGTTATCTCAATTAAACCTTCCTTTTCTTAatagttttatcatttttattcgaTGACTACCTGGAAAAACTTTCAAATGTTTTTGTTGATGATGAAAGATATAAGCTTGAAACTTCCCAagtcttcttcatttttttcactcTTGGGTTTCTTCAGACTCTATTCAAGACGCTTGCAATAACATTTTCGAGCATGGCAGTTTTTACTGGAACGCCACTATATGGCCCAAGCCTACGTTACGCAGGTCCTGCAAGCTTAATATGGGGATGGGTGGTGGTCACCTTCTTCACCTGGTTTGTTGGACTAGCCTTGGCTGAGATATGCTCCTCCTTCCCTGTATGTACATCCACCATTTAGTAGTGGCCATTCACaacccacacacacactcacataaGAAAAAAGTAATGATTGTGATTTTCATGAATAATCAATCGTTTAGATTTGTGGTAGAGAATCTTACAGTTCCTCCAGAcaaaattcttcattttttgatcattttttttttttttcaaatgaatataACAATCTCAACTTGCGCGCCCCTGTTGGTCACTGACTCACTCGTCAAAGGAGTTGcttgtttattctttttttaaggtTTCTTATTTCCCCAGTTTGGAATTTGCTTAAGTTAAGGTGATCTTGAGCAGACTACAGGTTCTCTATACTTTTGGGCTGCCCATTTGGCTGGACCAAGGTGGGGTCCATTTGCATCATGGTTTTGTGCATGGCTCGAGACCATTGGTCTTATTTCTGGAATTGGAGCACAGGTTTGGAAACTTCCTTTCCACATATTTTCATTACTGACATAACTGCATTACcaaattctgatttttttatacAGTAAGAACAACAACAATCCAGAATAGAAAACAATAGCTTGCAATGCTATCAAGAAATGTTTCTTACTCCACTTTAACTTAGGGTCCTCTTTTCTCCACATCAGGCCTATTCAGGAGCGCAGGCTCTGCAGATGATCATTCTTTTGTCCACTGGAACAAACAAGGGTGGAGGCTACTTTGCATCAAGAAGTGTATTTTTGGCCATTTATATGAGCCTTACCCTTGTATGGGCTATACTCAATTCATACGCCTTAGAAGTAATAGCATTCCTGGACATAATTTCCATATGGTGGCAGGTGAGGCCATTTAACCATTCTGTTTCTCAAATATCTTGTTTGGTGGAGCATGTTTAAATTCATATGAACAGGTTCATAAAGATCAACATTTATTTGGCTGGTAAATAACTTCTTTTATCTTTGTAATCAGTAGAAGTTCTAGTTTTAGTGTCATTGTTTATTGTTTTCGGAATTACAGCTCCATTTCCCTCTACCATGTTTGATTCTTAGCAAAAGGAACAATAACCCATGCAGAACTTAATGCTGTGCTGTATTCATCTTTCAGAAAAATTATCAGAGAACTAAATAGAACCAACTGCATCAAGTAATGCTAGTTATAAATTTAGGAGTTCCTTACGAGATTCTTGTGGTTTTCATTCTGTTTTCAACTCGAAACGCTCGTACGAGCATACAGGTAATCGGTGGTTTAGTGGTGATTATAATGCTCCCTCTAGTGGCACAGCAAACACAACCAGCTTCTTATGTGTTCACTCACTTTGAAACATTCCCTGAGGCAACTGGAATACGCAGCAAACCTTATGCAGTGATACTAGCTGTGCTTTTAAGCAACTACTGTCTATACGGTTATGACACTGCAGCTCATCTAACTGAAGAAACAAAAGGGTCCGACAGAACTGGTCCTATTGCCATTCTTTCCAGTATTGGGATCATTTCTGCATTTGGGTGGGCTTATAACTTAGCTCTTACCTTCTGCATTCGGGTATGCCTTTAATGGGGGTCCTTATCTGTTTTTGTGATAAATTTGGGGAAATACAGCTTCAAGATGACTGGGTATTGTGATTTCAATGCAGGATGCAAACTACTTGTATGATGTGAACAATGAGACAGCTGGTGCCCTTGTACCAGCACAGATCATTTATGATGCATTCCATGGGAGGTATCAAAATTCCACTGGAGCTGTTGTATTTCTGTGTATAATCTGGGGATCATTCTTCTTTTGTGGGCTTTCAGTTACTACTAGTGCAGCCAGAGTTGTGAGTATTAAGTGGATCTCACTTCATCCCTCTGTTTTTTTGGCATAATTTAGGGATGAAAATAAACAAGGTTTCTTCCGTTCTTTCTAGGTTTATGCACTATCTAGGGATAAAGGAATTCCATTTTCACCAATATGGAGGAGAGTTCACCCGAAGCATAAGGTTCCGAGAAATGCTGTGTGGCTATGTGCAGCCATATGCATGATCCTTGGCCTACCCATCCTGAAGTTAGATGTAGTTTTCACAGCTATCATTTCCATAAGTACAATCGGATGGGTTGGTGGCTATGCTGTCCCAATTTTTGCCAGGTTAGTCATGGCAGAGGAAAATTTCAAACCAGGACCTTTCTATTTGGGTAAAGCAAGAAGGCCAATTTGCTTGGTAGCCTTCCTGTGGATATGTTACACCTGTTCAGCATTCTTACTGCCAACTCTCTACCCTCTTCAATGGAGAACTTTCAATTATGCACCAATAGCCCTTGCTGTAGCTTTGACTGCTATAATGCTTTGGTGGGTCTTGGATGCAAGGAAATGGTTCAAGGGGCCAGTAAGGAACATTGATATACAAAATGAAGACATTTGAATGTGTTACAGTTTCTGAATTGAAAAAGCTTTTCCATGGAGAAGTCTGATATAACCAAATTCAAGAACTCATCATCTTGATTGAATCACAACTCAAGTCCCAAAATTAATTTTGCAATAATGTTCAGtcttttattctacttttaaaTTAGGAGCGGGGGTTTGTTCTGAACATCAATTTCTAGTTAATAAGCACAACAAATTGTCTACCAGCATTTTGTTGAAGCTGCTGATAAACTCACAAAGGATAATACCTGATAAAAAATAGCAACAATAATGATacattttaaaagttttacAACGCtgccaaagagagaaaaaccCATGTTAATATATGAGGAAAACTCTTGGCAGATATCTGTGGCAGTCAACATAGGTGAGATTGTAACTTCTGCTAATACAAGTTTGACACAGCCAAAGCTATAGCAAAACACTAACAGTATGGTGTGGCATTTGATTTTATAGCTGAGCTGAAAAACCAAAGAATCAAAATAAGACATAAGACACATTCTTTTGGCTAAACCATAATTGCATAGGCAGATAATGTATCACGAAGGTAAAGGCCAGCATGCACAGCAGCTGCAAAACCGCTTTCAAGCATTGCCATGGCCCATGACAGAAACCCGTATCTTTGAATTAACAAAGTAACTTGACCAGATTGTCTGATCATGTGGATCAACATTATCCAGAGCTCTCTTATATTTaaggctgtaaatgaaccagtctgttcgatagTCCGCTCGGTACTGGCTCGGTTAAACTTGAATTGAACtcaacttgtaaaaaaaaaaacccgttcgtgaaagcagatacccgctcaaattgtaaatgacacatacctgataaaactcgactcgactcgactcgactaaggctcgctcgtttatgctcgagtcgactcgttaacTCGACTCggttaaaactcattcatatattgataaatatatacatacatttatgtatacacacacacacacacatatatatatatatgtagtaactaataatataaacataccacttttataattaaatatataatatgtaatctaattatttatgtctatatagtgaatatacttcatacgtatattttataatttgtataataattagtcgataaaatttaataatttcatatattagtatgtagaaaccatatatgaaatagatatatacaatcatatgcgtttggatgttaaacttacttgagttgaattgagttgataaaatattattagaatattatttattaatattattattattttgagatttgaaaaagttgaattgtatattatattttgagttagaatttaaaaaagttgtaatgataagttgagatgagtttgtgatattataatatatgtagacataatatattattattttggataaatattaactagttagatattaattatttataaattttttcaaattttataattcaacagaggttctacttgttagttatataaatttaatattttattttttttaatttattaattattaaatcttattcaaaaaataataacaaaaaaagtttGAGCTCAAACTTATTTGTGGAACGAactcgagttgagagtttagcttattGAGTCAAGCtcgaataaagaataaaaaacaaaatcgagtattttgagtcaagccgagctcggcaagccaaagaccgGCTCGGCTCAATTACAACcctatttatattcatttaccAACCAAAAAAGGAGTAATTCTCATTGCAATCACCTTCACTCTAAATCCTAAAaacgaatttatttttaaaggacAGCCTGAATTTTGTCACCACAATATCCTGTTGTACAAAATTTCCTTGAGTGTGGGGTGAAACTTGGTTTGAACTACGTTCAGAATACAAGAGTACCAGAAAGACTTTTTTAGGACATTGAACCTCACAAAAGCAGAGCCCTTGGGACCCATCCTTGGCAAGTAAACTCCAGATATACGACCAGGTAATGCATGGCAATTCTTAGTGCCACAACGAATCCGAGATATGCGAGTCTACAGTTCATTCCAAGCCCACCCTTTGACCACTCGGCTCCACCCTGCCAGGTACCAGCAAGAGAACTACGTACATTTACAGAAGAATATCATCTGAGGCATGCCATCCCACCAAGAACAtcccattaaaatctacaaagCATCCTGCCAACCAAGAAATAATGGTTCTCATCCAGACTATGACATGAGCTTTCGATACGGGTCAcgcagagaaaaagaaaatgaagggtTAGCGTCCTTTACTACATACTTCATATAGAATGAACCCAACTGACAATATTATGGGGCACACTAACAGAAACATAGAGTTCACACGATCTTATGATAATTTATATTTGCAAAAAATAGAGACAAAAGTAGAAACTTAGGTAGAAGAAACGCATATACATACTAATAGCATGGAAATTATTCTGACTTTATGAGAAGAATAGTTCTTGAGACTCCGATGGTGATGACCAATATCGCAAGATTGATTCTACAGTGAGCCTTCGAGTTGCACTGAGCATGGAGATGAAAAATCGACAGCCATCAATTTTGTATTCTTCAAGAGGATTCCGGTGCCCAAAACTCCTTACATTTACCTGCCACAAAATTATGTGAGCCTTGTGCTCACAGGGAAGTCAAAGAGATCCAAATTAACAGGAATGTAATTTACCGCTGAGCTAAGCCTGTTCATGTTTATAAGATGATCTCTCCAAAAACAATCTAGAGTCTTAACAAGAACTGCTCTCtgcaattcaaataaaaaaattatggaaatgagaaagaaaaccaataaaacTTCTTTAAGCAGGAAAAACAACAATCAGCAGCACCTCCAGGAGCAAGAAAGTTTTTATCATCCTTTATTTTCCCCTTTCAAGGCTTTCTGGAAGTTGTTACAAGTCACTACGCAAAACAAAACTGCTTAGCTATAAATTGGCAATCAATAGATCACCAAATTCATATCTCAATagtttaagagaaaaaaaacctaTTGGAACATCTTCTAACTTTTGTATGTTTTTCAGTAATTGCTGAGATGTGCACACCAATTCCAGTCTGAGTTTAACTCAATTCATCCAATGGAAAGATGCTAATCTATCTAATACATTATAATTTCCAAAGCATGGAGCTTTGCTCCAATGAAGCTGTTAGTATTTTTAGTATTGGCTAAATTCGGTTTCAAAACAATGGTTAAGGTTTGTTATTTGGTTTGGGTTGATAGATAAGTTTTATCAATAAGGATAATGGGTTGGGTTGAAGGCCTCAAGAGCGTAGGCAAAGGGCGTTTCGACACCGTCACAGATAGGGTTGTTGGTCGCCAGCATCACCGTTCATGCCGGTGTCACTCAAGGCATCAGTAGCTGGTCTTCAATTGCAAATGGGGTTGGTATTTTTTCCAGGGTTCACTTTCAGTTGAAGATGGGGGTCCTTCCAGGGTCTTGAGCACTTTGGAAGAAATAGATGAACCTTTTTTAGAAGATGAAAAGGAGGTAACAGAAGGTAGTGCTTCCCCTACCT
Protein-coding sequences here:
- the LOC109009849 gene encoding amino-acid permease BAT1 homolog, with the protein product MDSGEKRLNELGYKQELRREMTLFKTLAITFSSMAVFTGTPLYGPSLRYAGPASLIWGWVVVTFFTWFVGLALAEICSSFPTTGSLYFWAAHLAGPRWGPFASWFCAWLETIGLISGIGAQAYSGAQALQMIILLSTGTNKGGGYFASRSVFLAIYMSLTLVWAILNSYALEVIAFLDIISIWWQVIGGLVVIIMLPLVAQQTQPASYVFTHFETFPEATGIRSKPYAVILAVLLSNYCLYGYDTAAHLTEETKGSDRTGPIAILSSIGIISAFGWAYNLALTFCIRDANYLYDVNNETAGALVPAQIIYDAFHGRYQNSTGAVVFLCIIWGSFFFCGLSVTTSAARVVYALSRDKGIPFSPIWRRVHPKHKVPRNAVWLCAAICMILGLPILKLDVVFTAIISISTIGWVGGYAVPIFARLVMAEENFKPGPFYLGKARRPICLVAFLWICYTCSAFLLPTLYPLQWRTFNYAPIALAVALTAIMLWWVLDARKWFKGPVRNIDIQNEDI